ATGAAAAGATCGACCTGGCTTTTGTGAAATTGGCGCCGGGTCGTTATGAAAGCAAGGTGACGGTTACGGACGAAGCGCTGCAGGCATACTTTCAGGAAAACCGCGAGGACTTTCGGCAACCGGAAAAGATCGCCTTGCGTTTTGTGCGGTTCGATCCTGACAATGTTGCCAAAGACATTTCCGTCGATGATGCGGCCATTCAGGATTACTACGACAAGCACAAGGATCAGTATTGGGTGGAGGAACAGGTCAAAGCCTCTCATATCCTGTTTCGCATCACCGCCGGTCTGGATGAGGACGGTCGCCAGAAAAAGCGTGCCGCTGCCCAAAAAGTCCTGGAACAAGCGCGCGCCGGCAAGGATTTCGCCCAGCTGGCCCGTACCCATTCCGACGATGCCGGCAGCGCTATTAAAGGCGGTGCCCTGGGGTATTTCACCCATGGCAGCATGGTGCCCGATTTCGAAAACGTGGCGTTTGCCCTGAAACCCGGTCAAATCAGCGATCTGGTGGAAACGTCGATGGGCTACCATATCATTAAATGCGAAGGTCGTATCGAAGCCCAGACCAAGCCGCTGGACGATGTGCGGGACGATGTCCGTGCCAACCTGCGCAAGGAGTTGGCGCGGCAGGATGCGCTGGACAAGGCCATGATGGCGTATAGTGCCCATCGCCAGGATGGCGACATCGACGCTGCGGCCTCGGCCAATGGTCTGCAGGTTCGGGAAACAGGCCTTTTCAGTCGTGGCGAGGCCATCGACGGGTTGGGTTCCGACGACGAACTCAGCATGGCTGCATTTGCTCTTAAGGAAGGCGAACTGGCCCGTCCCATCGTGCGGGATCAGGGTGTCCTGACTTTTGTCGTCAAGGAACGCCACGCCAGCTATATTCCTGAACTGAAGGAGGCGCGCGCCGAGGTTGAGCGAGCCTACCGTCGCCAGGAAAGCGTCGGCTTGGCCCGACAGGCCGCTGAAGCTGTTCTGGCTGAACTGAAGGCCGGGAAGAAGCTGGCGGATGTAGCCCGCAAGGAAAAGGTGGAGATGGGCGAAACCGGTTTATTTCCCCGTTCTTACGGTAATTTCATTCCGCGCATCGGCAGTTCCGAGGCGCTGGCTACTGCGGGCTTTGCCCTGACCAAAGAGGCTCCGGTGGCCGATGAAGTTTATGTCATCGACGGCCGCTTCGTGGTAGCGACCCTGATGCATCGCATGGAAGCCGACCCGGCCAAATTGACCGATGCCGCCCGCGAACAGCTGCGGACCTCGGTGCTTACCAATAAGCGTGAAAAGTTGCTGACGGAGCTCGTTGAAAAGCTCAAGAGCGAAGCGAAGATCAAGGTCGAGCCGACCTTGCAAAATATTCTGGAAGGTGAAAAAACTCTATGATACCCATTGTTCTGCAGACCGATTTTCCCAATCTCAAGCTGGTTAACAAAGGCAAGGTTCGCGATATTTATGACCTTGGCGAACATCTGCTGATCGTCACCAGCGATCGCATTTCGGCTTTTGATGTGGTGATGAATGAAGGCATTCCTTACAAAGGGTTCGTATTGACCCAGATTTCCAAATTCTGGTTCGATGCTTTCTCCGATATCGTGCCCC
This DNA window, taken from Syntrophotalea carbinolica DSM 2380, encodes the following:
- a CDS encoding SurA N-terminal domain-containing protein; the encoded protein is MLDLIRKKQRSVLVKIVFWTIIAAFVGTIFLVWGKGNSGSGGDGSAIAHVNGDAISYQDFQITYQNMRQEMEKRFGRSLPPEIEKQLQLNTQAYEQLVNRLLLLQEADNRDIAVDKDELRQAIADIPAFQKDGQFDRKRYQEVLAYQHLTSRAFERNMREQLLLGKVVEAIKQDAEVTDQDIDHEYRNRNEKIDLAFVKLAPGRYESKVTVTDEALQAYFQENREDFRQPEKIALRFVRFDPDNVAKDISVDDAAIQDYYDKHKDQYWVEEQVKASHILFRITAGLDEDGRQKKRAAAQKVLEQARAGKDFAQLARTHSDDAGSAIKGGALGYFTHGSMVPDFENVAFALKPGQISDLVETSMGYHIIKCEGRIEAQTKPLDDVRDDVRANLRKELARQDALDKAMMAYSAHRQDGDIDAAASANGLQVRETGLFSRGEAIDGLGSDDELSMAAFALKEGELARPIVRDQGVLTFVVKERHASYIPELKEARAEVERAYRRQESVGLARQAAEAVLAELKAGKKLADVARKEKVEMGETGLFPRSYGNFIPRIGSSEALATAGFALTKEAPVADEVYVIDGRFVVATLMHRMEADPAKLTDAAREQLRTSVLTNKREKLLTELVEKLKSEAKIKVEPTLQNILEGEKTL